The following nucleotide sequence is from Pseudomonadota bacterium.
GGCGACCAGGTTGCCGTGGCCGCTTCCGGGCAGATCAGCCGGGTGAGTCGGATTGTCACCTTCGACGGCGATCGGGAAAAGGCTGGCGCCCGGGAAGCGGTGACTCTGGTTCTGGAGGATGAAATCGACATCAGCCGCGGGGATCTGCTGGTCGATGCTGGGAACCGGTCTGAATATGCCGACCAGTTCCAGGCCCGGCTGGTCTGGATGCATGAGGAACCCCTGCTTCCCGGCCGCGGCTATTTTCTCAAAACCGGTACGGCCACGGTTACCGCCCAGGTGACCGAATTAAAATATAAACTCAACATCAAATCCCTGGAGCACCAGGCTGCCAAAACCCTGAAACTCAATGAAATCGGGGTCTGCAATCTCGCTCTCGACCGCCCGGTGCCCGCCGATCCCTACACGGAGAACCGGTCCACTGGCAGCTTTATTCTGATCGATAAATTCAGCCATGCCACGGTCGGCGCCGGGATGATCGATTACGCCCTGCGCCGGGCCACCAACATCCATTGGCAGGCTGTGGATCTGAACAAGCAGACCCGGGCCGCGGCTCTGAACCAGCAGCCGGCGGTGTGGTGGTTTACTGGTCTCTCGGGCTCGGGGAAATCGACGATTGCCAATCTCGTGGAAAAGAAACTGCACTCAATGGGCCGCCACACCTATCTCCTCGACGGTGACAACGTGCGCCACGGTCTCAATCGCGACTTGGGCTTTACCGATGCCGATCGGGTCGAAAACATTCGCCGGGTGGCCGAGGTGGCCAAACTCTTCGTCGATGCCGGGATGATCGTGCTGGTTTCTTTCATCTCGCCGTTCCGCAGCGAACGCCAGCTCGCTCGCTCGCTTTTCGAACCCGGTGAATTCTATGAAATCTACGTCGATACGCCGCTGGAAATCTGCGAGCAGCGCGATGTCAAAGGTCTCTATCGCAAAGCCCGCAGCGGACAGCTGATCAACTTTACCGGCGTGGACTCGCCTTACGAGCCCCCGGAAAACCCGGAATTTGTAGCCTCCGCCGGTCGGCGGTCGGCGGAGGAACTTGCGGAAAGGATTGTTGAAAAACTGGGGTAATTATTCAGCAAAAAAAACTGCTAAATCTAAAAAAACTTGACTCGGGTTTTGGCCATTTTTTTCGATTTTTGGTTTGCCCAAACAAGTCATCATATTTTGGCTGCAGGAAGTCTGTGTTGAACTGATACTGCAGTCTTTCCCAGCACACATAGCTTCTTGCCCGGCGCCAAAATTTAAAGTCCCGTAAAATCGATTATATTGAGCGAAATTTTGCTTTTAAAACCTGTGTTA
It contains:
- the cysN gene encoding sulfate adenylyltransferase subunit CysN, translated to MSQLSRSASIEEIRAYLAGQQNKDMLRFITCGSVDDGKSTLIGRLLWDSKLIFEDQLAALEADSRRQGTQGDNIDYALLLDGLMAEREQGITIDVAYRFFATDKRKFIVADTPGHEQYTRNMVTGASTARAAVILVDARKGILPQTRRHSILVSLMGIRAVVLAVNKMDLVDFSAEAFAVLHEAYADFARQLDFDEIAAIPVSALKGDNIITASTQMPWYRGSTLLAWLETVNVADDLGDKFFRLPVQLVNRPDHQFRGFSGTIAAGRVGVGDQVAVAASGQISRVSRIVTFDGDREKAGAREAVTLVLEDEIDISRGDLLVDAGNRSEYADQFQARLVWMHEEPLLPGRGYFLKTGTATVTAQVTELKYKLNIKSLEHQAAKTLKLNEIGVCNLALDRPVPADPYTENRSTGSFILIDKFSHATVGAGMIDYALRRATNIHWQAVDLNKQTRAAALNQQPAVWWFTGLSGSGKSTIANLVEKKLHSMGRHTYLLDGDNVRHGLNRDLGFTDADRVENIRRVAEVAKLFVDAGMIVLVSFISPFRSERQLARSLFEPGEFYEIYVDTPLEICEQRDVKGLYRKARSGQLINFTGVDSPYEPPENPEFVASAGRRSAEELAERIVEKLG